Proteins encoded by one window of Salmonirosea aquatica:
- a CDS encoding 3-keto-disaccharide hydrolase: protein MKAYRDYVFSAGRRPLTAILLLCLLMWMAVGPEGKSQSLGKTVSLFDGKTLNGWKTVDPANQKLWWVADSVIRSGDGIHKIPANTYLHTVKEYEDFEFRCLFKLTGDPKTGMINSGIQYRSILQDGKIVGYQADIGDGYWGDIYDEHRREKLVGGDLSTLRHVLNKDGWNSYIIRCRGNFHELYINGVKTCEYTEKDASIPRKGVIAVQIHSGGVAQVEFRDLTITELK from the coding sequence ATGAAAGCCTATCGGGATTATGTGTTTTCAGCCGGCAGAAGGCCCCTAACCGCTATTCTGTTGCTGTGTCTTTTGATGTGGATGGCCGTAGGGCCCGAGGGGAAAAGCCAAAGCCTGGGAAAAACGGTGTCGCTATTCGATGGAAAAACCCTGAACGGGTGGAAAACCGTAGATCCCGCCAACCAAAAACTCTGGTGGGTGGCCGACAGCGTGATCAGGAGCGGAGACGGCATTCATAAGATACCCGCCAATACCTACCTGCATACGGTAAAGGAGTATGAGGATTTCGAATTCCGGTGTCTGTTCAAACTGACGGGCGACCCCAAGACCGGGATGATCAACAGTGGTATCCAGTACCGTTCAATACTGCAAGATGGTAAAATCGTGGGCTATCAGGCTGATATTGGTGACGGATATTGGGGCGATATTTACGATGAACACCGGCGCGAAAAACTCGTGGGGGGCGATCTGAGTACCCTCCGCCATGTGCTCAACAAGGATGGCTGGAACAGCTACATCATCCGCTGCCGGGGCAATTTCCACGAGCTGTACATTAATGGCGTGAAAACCTGTGAGTATACTGAAAAAGACGCCAGTATTCCCCGGAAAGGGGTAATTGCGGTGCAAATCC